The nucleotide sequence GTTGGAATGACAACATTCGTGAATTCCACATTGTCGGCGGTCATAATAACGAAGTGCCATTCGAATATTATGTGAATACCGTACGTACACTTAAGAAACATTATCCCCAATGTTCAGTCAAAGCATACACGGGAGCGGAAATTGAATTCTTCGCACGTCTAGCTGGCATTTCGATGAAAGAAGTGTTAGAAACGTTAATCGATGCAGGTCTTGACTCACTCACAGGTGGCGGTGCTGAAATTTTATCAGAACGTTATCGTGCGAAAATGAGTCCAGATAAGGCTTCAACGGATTTATGGCTAGAAGCACATGAGACGGCTCATAACCTTGGCCTACGCACTCATGCAACGATGCTTTACGGCAGCATTGAAACACTAGAAGAGCGCCTCATTCATATGGATCGCCTTCGCCAGCTGCAAGACCGTACGAACGGATACATGGTCTTTATTCCACTTGCGATGCAACCAAAGAGCGTCAATTCAGGACTACAACGCCGTACATCAGCACATGATGACATGCGCACACTTGCGATTAGTCGCTTAATGCTTGATAACTTTGATCATATTAAAGCGTACTGGATTAACATCGGTCCACAACTAACTCAAATGGCATTATCATTCGGTTCAGATGATATCCATGGAACGTTGATTGAAGAACGTATCTCTCACTCTGTGGGTGCGTTAACATCACAAGGAATCACAAGAGCTGAACTTATGCACTTAATCAAAGGTGCAAACAAACAGCCAGTCGAACGTGATACGTTTTATAATATTATTAAAGAATATTAATCCATTAAAAAAAGGGGCATGCTCGGCAAAGGGCGCTGAAAAAGTGTGAAATTCACTTTTTCAGCGCCCTTTATGTAATGTGCGAAGCCGTTGCATCTTTTAAAAAAAGCTTGCTACGAGTGGGTTTCTCGTAGCAAGCGAGCAACGTGCGGAGCCATTACTCTTCCTGAATTGGCCTGCCTGCTACTTCTTCAGCAGTCTCGTTCGGCATGCTCCCTTTTTTTATGTGTTAAAAGAATTTCTTTTGATCGCGTTCTTCTTTTAAAATTTCAACCGCTTCACGGAATCGTTGTGAGTGGACCACTTCACGCTCTCGCA is from Desertibacillus haloalkaliphilus and encodes:
- the mqnE gene encoding aminofutalosine synthase MqnE, whose protein sequence is MTTLLSDTKMQAIAEKIQHGERLSIEDGLYLYESPDLLTIGQLANQVNEKKNGKNVYFIENMYINPTNVCEASCGFCGFKRKPGEEGAYTMDEEALLKYVADRWNDNIREFHIVGGHNNEVPFEYYVNTVRTLKKHYPQCSVKAYTGAEIEFFARLAGISMKEVLETLIDAGLDSLTGGGAEILSERYRAKMSPDKASTDLWLEAHETAHNLGLRTHATMLYGSIETLEERLIHMDRLRQLQDRTNGYMVFIPLAMQPKSVNSGLQRRTSAHDDMRTLAISRLMLDNFDHIKAYWINIGPQLTQMALSFGSDDIHGTLIEERISHSVGALTSQGITRAELMHLIKGANKQPVERDTFYNIIKEY